CCATGAAAATCACCTTTTACGGCGCAGCGCGAGAAGTCACCGGGTCCCGACATCTTTTGGAAGTGAATGGAAAACGTATCCTTCTCGATTGTGGCATTTTTCAAGGCCATCGTGCCGAGGCGGATGTCAAAAATCGCGAATTGCCTTTTGATCCGCCACGCGTCGATGCGGTCATTCTTTCTCATGCTCACATGGACCACGCCGGCGCATTGCCTCGCCTGGTTAAATTGGGCTTTAATAAAACGATTTATTCGACTTTTGCCACCAAAGATCTCTGCAATTTCATGCTCATGGACAGCGCTTACATTCAAGAGCGTGAAGCCGTGTACATGAACACCAAAAAGCACAAAAAAGGCACTCCCTTGGTCGAACCCGCGTACACCAGTGAAGACGCGGAAGAAACCCTCAAATATTTCGAAGGCGTGGCATACGAAAAGCCCAAACAGATTTTCCCGGGCATTGAATTCACCTTTTATAACTCTGGCCATATTCTCGGCTCCGCATTGATTCTCCTTAAAATCGACGATCAAGAAGACGGTAAGACAAAAACCCTCCTCTTCACCGGCGATCTTGGTCGCAAGAACCTGCCGATTCTCAAGGATCCGGTTCAGGTCCCGGCTGCGGATTTTATGATCAGCGAATGCACGTATGGGAATCGTGTTCACGAGGATTTGGTAGAGGTGGAGAGCAAATTGACGAACATTGTGATGTCCACGATTCAACGGGGCGGGAAACTCATCATTCCGGCCTTTTCTCTCGGTCGCACGCAAGAAATCGTGTACAGCTTGCACGATCTTTTTAAGAAAAATTTAATTCCGCACGATCTCCCCATTATGGTGGATAGCCCGCTTTCCGGCAATCTCACCGAGGTTTTCCGCGGCCACATCGAGGATTTCGACAAAGAGGCGCAAGCCGAATTTTTGAACAATCGTGAAAATCCATTCGGATTTGGCGCTCTCAAGTACACCACCAGCGTCGAGGAATCGAAGGCCATTGATGCGAGTCGCGTGCCCATGATCGTGATTTCCGCGGCCGGAATGTGCGAGTTCGGACGTGTGTTGCACCATTTGAAAAACAACATCGAAAATCCCAGCACAACGATCTTGATTGTCGGGTACATGGCAGATAACACGTTGGGTCGAAAAATCGTTGAAAAACAGCCCATGGTGAACATTTTTGGCGATTCTTACAACGTTCGCGCTCGGGTCGAGGTGATCGATGCCTTTTCCGGGCATGCGGATCGCAGCGATTTGTTGGACTATGCTATGGGAGTTAAAGGCATTCAAAAAATGTTTTTGGTCCACGGCGAAGAAAAGCAATACACGGCTTTTAGCCAAGCGCTTGCGGAAAATGGCATGAAAAATGTGGAAGTGCCCGAGTTTGGGCAGAGCTTTGTGCTGTAGCTTATGTCGTGGTGAGGAGCTTCGCAAAAAAGCGAAGCGTCTCGAACCATACCTCAAAGCTTTTTCATTGAAGTCATGGAAGAAATGCGGGGGAGCGCACTTCGCTAGCGCTACGTGAGTAGTGAGTATATACTCACCCATGAAATAACCCTCATTTTACACCACAGAAAATGTGAAATTTTTACATTTTCGCCTAGACTTTTTGGGGTGATTTTTTGTATGATTTAAGCGTCATTTTAATCTGTTATTTATGAATAATCCAATTACAAAAATTACCGATTATGAATTACTCAAACTCTGCGATAAATTTGGCAAGCAGGCGTTGTTGTGGCGGCGAAAATTTATGGGCCTTTTGCCGGAGGTGCATCGTCGAAAGTTATACAAAAAACGCGGGTGCGCGAGTATTTTTGAATTTGCGGCGAAATGGGCGGGAATTTCTGAAAAGCAGACAAAAATCGTGCTTCGTTTGGAAGAACGATTTGAAGATAAACCTGTTCTAAAAAATTTGCTTGTGGAGGGGAGTGTAAGTGTAAATAAATTGGCACGAGTGGTTTCCATCGCTACTGTGGAAAACGAAAGTGAGCTGGCGGACAAAATAAAAAGACTCCCGAGAGCGGCGTTGGAGACTTTTGTGAGAGACGAGCGTGAGGCAAAAAGTCTGCACGTGCAGAAGACACGTAGCGAGCCCGAAGGGCGAGCGGAGTGTAAACCCGAACGTAGTGAGGGTTTCCCTTGTATTTCTTTCTCCCTTTCTGCTGTTGTCATCACAGAACTTAACCGTCTTCATGTGCAAGGGCACGACGTGAATAAAATCATTTTGGAACTTTTAAAACAGAGAAATGAAAAAATCGAACAAGAGAAAGAGAAAATCGCAAAAAATGCACCAACGACGGTCTCCCGATACATCCCGGTTCGGGTGAAAGCCATTCTTAAAGAGGAATTTGGCCAAAAATGTTCTATCCCCAATTGTCCAAAACTTGTACGCAACATCCATCATTCTCAAAGGTTCGCGCTCGCGCATACCCATGATCCTCGTTATATGGCACCTCTTTGCAGAGAGCATCATCAATTGGCTCATATCGTGGACTTGAGATACGAAGAAAAATTAAAAATCGCCACGCCATGAAGCGAAGTGAAATGCGCTTTTTCTACTCCAGCCTTTCCCCCATCTTTTCCAACGCTTCTTCTTTTTTTGCGAGGTCTTTTTTGGACATTTTGCGGGCCGCACGACGCGCGTGCGCTCGGCGTTCCCCATGGGATTCGGCATCTTCGGTCAATAAATATTGATCCGCGTTCAAGCACGCATTTTCTCCGAGTTCCTCGAAAAGTTCATGCGCTTTTTTAATGATTTTAAAGGCTTCGCGATTGTTTTTTGCAATATAAATATTGCGAAGATCCGGAGGGCTCACATAATTTAGACGAAGCGGGTAGTCAATGACCCAGTTGAGCAACTTTTCCCACAATTCTCCGACCAAAATAATGGGGATCGGACAGATGTGTTTCACTTGAGTGAGCTGCCACGTGTAAAACAATTCGAGGCACGTTCCAATGCCTCCGGGCATGACCACCACCACATTGGAGAGGGCCATAAAATGATCGAGTCGAGCGGAAAATTTATTGAAGTGTTTGCGAATTTCAAGGTGACTGTTGCCTTTGCATTCCTTGGGAAGGCGAATGGTCAATCCGATCGAGTCCGCATGATGATGAGGATCTCCGGCTTCATGTCCGGCATTGGCCGCTTCCATGAGTCCGGGCCCGCCGCCGGTCACAATATCAAACCCGTGATCTCCCACATTTTTTGCCAGGTTAAAAACGTCTTTATAGAGTTTTCCTCCGGGCTTAATTCGTGCAGACCCAAAAATCGCCACACGAAAATGTTTGCGATAGATGTCTTTTAACGTGAGATTTTTAACTTTTTGTTTTCGGGACATGAGAGAGGGGAGAAAGAATAAAATATTATAGAAGTCACCTTATGTCAGCTTCGTGAGTGTCCTTCATGCTATTTTAACACAAAATAAGGTTAAAAGCAAACCTATAACCCCAGCTTTTTCCTCGACTTCTTCACAAACCGTCGTTGGGTTTCCATTAAAATGTCTTTCAAGAATTTGTAGTCGCTGTACATGGAGGGGTAGCCCACGAGTTCTAAAAATCCGACTCCTTTTGCGGGTTTTCCTCCCATGGTTCCTGTCACGTGAAGCCCTCCTTCCCAATAATTGATGGCGCCAAAATTCATTTCTTGATTTTTGACACACGGCTCAACCTTGAGGTCGACTTTCCGTGATGGAACCTCGATGCGCCACGCCAACGGATACTCGGTTTTGGTTTTGGGGCTCACCCAAGATTTACCCAATGCCGTGAGGCGCACATCATGCGTGTGCACGGTTCGCCCGCTCGGCAGTGAAAAACTCGCCAAATAATTTTTAACCCCTTTGTCCAAATATTCAAAACACACCATGTCCGTCCCATCCTCCAGCTGAACCGAAAACCACGTCCATTTGTCCTTGGAATACGCCACATCCGCCCACTGATGATCCATCCAAGAAATGCCGCTCACCGGAATGGTCTTATTTTTGATGCGAATCGTGCCCTCGGTTTCCAATCGCGTCAGGGAGTAATAATATGTTTTTTTGGTGTTCAAAATCAGGTACCCGTTGCCACCTTCGAGCAGCGGCGGTTTTTTAGACGTAAGTGTGAGGTCGAGAAGTTCGGTTTTAAGATGATACTGAAACGGTTTGGGCGACTCCATGATGTTGTTGAAGTAGGTGTTCAATGTGAAGGGGCTCGTGTAATTCACATAAAGCAGAGGCTTGGTCCAGCTGTCTTTGGAGGCCATGGAGACAAAATCGATCACCGGATAAAATTTTTGGTGCGCAATGTCGGAAACCAGCGAATGTGAAAAATAAATCGTCGGGAAAGGCATTTTGCTCAAAAAAGGGATTTTCACCTTTTTCGTGTCCGCTTTAAAAAGGCAGTCCATGTAGGAGTACGCATGGCCTTGTTTGTCTTGAAGATGCCCGTTCCAATACCACCACTCAATCGTGCTTTTGTGGGCGAGTTCGTCGCGAGGGAAAAGGATGGGGCGCATGGGGGAGGATTAAAAACGTGGAGTTAATATTTATGGTGAGGGGTGGGGGTTTCTGACGTCGCATTTTCAAGGAAGAAACGCCAGCGACTCATGATCCGAGGCGTTTCGCTCCCATGCGACGGAGGGAATCCCCGCCCCTCATCAATTGCTTCGACCTCTCCACCCCGGGTTGATCAAACGCATTGATCCCGTAAAATTCCGCCAAAAAGGCCGTGGCTCCTTCAAACAACATCAACAATCCGCCCAACGCAGCCTCGTCGAGACGGTTCAGCCGGATGGTGATATTCGGTCGGTCGCATTCAATGAGCGATTGCTCGGTCCCTTGTTTTTCAGTTTTTAAAAGCTGGTCAAAGGTGGCATTTTTAAGAAAAGAAACCGCGGGATGATCGGGGTAAGGATTGGGAATCGCGAGCGGTTCTCCGAAGTTTTCAATTTCAAAAAACACAATGAGTTTGTCGTTCGGGCCTTCGTGAAAAAGCTGGCTTTGCGCGTGTTGGTCCGTGGCTCCCACGGCGCGAAGGGGAGTGAGCCCCACATTCACGCGTTCGCCTTTTTCATTCAACGCCTTGCCAATGCTTTCCGCCAAAAGTTGAGTCACCCACTCGGTGAATCCGATAAGATGGCTGGAGTAAGGCATAAACACGTTGATCGTTTTTCCTTTTTGACCGAGTAAATATTGGAGGGTCGCGAGTTGGAAACAAAGATTTTTCTCAGCATCGAGATTTAAAAAAACATCGCGCATCATTTGTGCGCCGTGCAAAAGTTTTTGAATATCGAGCCCCATCAACGCGGCCGGCACCAACGATACCGGGGTCAAAACCGAAAAGCGTCCTCCCACATTTTTAGGCACTTCGAATGTTTGAATGTTTGGATTTTTAGCCGCAATTTCTCGGAGCAACCCTTTGTCAGCGTCCGTAATAAAAACAAAATGGGCGGCTTCATGGAGTCCTGCATCTTGCACGCGTTTTTGAAAATAAAAATACTGAGCCAAAGTTTCGATCGTATCTCCGGATTTGCTCACCACAATAAAAAGCGTTTTCTCAAGATTCAACGTGGCGTCGAGATCGCGGAGGAGTGAAGGGTCGATGTTGTCGGCAACCACGCACCACTCACGAAGCGATAGCGGAGTGAGCTCACCCTCCTGCATTTCTCCAGCGAAGCGAAGTGCGCTCCCCTGCATTCTCCTCCCTGCATTTTTTTCCCACGTTTCAAACAACGGCAAAAGCGCCTGTTGTAAACATTTCGTTCCCAACGCGGATCCGCCAATACCCAAGACAACGATTTTTTCATATCGTCCACTTGTTTTTTTTGCAAATACCTCAATCGAATCTGCGGTTTTTGTATCATCGAGCACCTCGTAAAAGCCTTGTCCGCGGCCTTTGATTTTTTTAAGGAATTCAGGCAAGGAAGCGGCCATTGCCTCCATTTCGTTTTTCGCAAGTCCATGAGCTTGTGAAATTTTTCCCAACGCCAAAGTGTCCAATGCAATAGAAATCATGATTGGAATTTATCAGAAAAGGAGGTTCCTAAACAAGGAAAGTATATCTTCTTTTTAAAAATTTATGTTAAAATTGGAATAACTATTTTCACCCCCACCTATGTGAATTTAATGGATTCAAAGGCTCGTCAATGGACGGACTTATTGAGCTTTGTGAGAGAAAAGCCAAAGAATCAAATTCTTTTATTTGATTGTTTTTTTGAGCATTTTGCCGCGCATCCCACTCTTTTTTATGAAATCGTTGTTTTATTTCGCCAAGAATTAACTCAAGAAAAAGACAATGAAAAGAGGCAACGCCTTTCCAGACAATATTTGAAAGTCCTTTCCCCGCTCCTGGAACGATTTGGATTTTTTGAGGAAAAAAGCTTGATTGATGACCTATGTTTTGAAATCACGGATCCCGCGGCTTATAAAAAAATCGATACTTTCTTGATCGCTTATAAGAAGGGAAAAGGGAAAATTCTAAATCAGGTTTTATCTGTATTGGAAGAACTTTTGAAAGAGGAGGGTTATACGTTTAAGATCAAGGCACGCTATAAAAGTTTTTTTAGCATTCATCAGAAATTACAAAAAAGAATGGTGGAAAGTGCGCTTCGGCTTAAGGATGTTTTTGGGTTTCGTATCATTTTAGATGATCCGAGCGATCGTATTTGTTTTGATGTGGCGGAATTGTTGCACGATCGTTTTTACCCGGTCCCGGATTTTTTTAAAGATTACATCTCCGTTCCCCGAACAAACGGCTATCAAAGCATCCATACCGGTCTTTTGGGGGTTGTCCCTCATTTGGATATCCCCATCGAAGTCCAGATTCGCACCAAACGCATGGATGAATATGCGGAAAAAGGATTTGCAGCGCATTGGATTTACGCAAAAGATAAAAGGGCGCAGTGGATTGCCAATCCCCAAAAAATACTCGAGTCTCTTCATGGAAATGCCTTTTCGGAAACGCCGGAGGAAAACGTGTATTTTTTTTCTTGTAAAGGCGATATATTTAAATTGGAAAAAGGAGCAACGATTTTAGATTTTGCTTATCATCTTCACACCGATTTGGGCGATCATGTGGTCTCCGCCTTAATCAATGGACAAGAAAGGCCGCTTCAAACGCCTTTAGCCGAAGGCGATCGGGTTCAACTTTTGGAATCCGAAGAGCGACAAGTGCATCGCTCATGGCTCACTTTTATCCACACTTCTTATGCCCGAAAAAAAATTCAAGAAAGTCTCAAACATCGCTAGTCTTGGGGTCTGCGCCACCGGCACGGGAACCATTTATCGCCGACTCGTCGAAAACATGAACGAAATCGTGTGGTTGGGAGACAGCGAGGAGCGCACCGTGTATGTGAATCCAAAATTCTGTAAATTATTAGGCTATACTCCACAGGAAGTCATCGGGAAAACCGCTTATGATTTTTGGGACAAAGAAAGTGTGGAGCGCGTTCGACACATCAATGAAACCGATCGTAGCGAAGGAAGAAGTTCCAGCTACGAAGGAGATTTGATTAAAAAAACAGGAGAAAAAATTCCCGTGCTTGTCAGTGGGACCCCTCTTCCGGACGGAGGAACCATTGCGATCATGACCGACCTTACAGAAATCAAGAAAAAAGAACAAAAAGAGCGCATTTTAATGGGCGCAATTCAATACGCCACGGATGCGATCATTGTGTTTGATGCGAGTGGAAAAATCATTTCATGGAACAAAGGTTCTAAAATTGTTTTTGGGTATAAACAGGAGGAAATGTTGGGGCAACCCTTGGATCGATTGTTTAAAAAAACAGATCTCGAAAATATAAAAAATTACGCCAAAACTTTGTACAACATTGAGCTGGAAGGGATTCACAAGAACAAGGCCCCTATGCGTCTTTCCGCCACGTTGACGCCTCTTTTTAGCCACGAGGAAGGAGAAGAGACGTTTTATCTTTTGATCGCCCGCGACATCACCAGCCAAGTGAAATTTGAGGAGGACTTAACCCTCAAATATCAAAAAATGAAAGAAGCGTACAAGAAAATAGGAGTTTTGCGTCGCCAGATGGATTACATCATGGACGGAATTTCTTTTTTTAATGAAAATCGGGATCCTCAGGCGATTGGGCACTTTTTTGTGAGCGCGGTCATGATGTTGACGCACGTGGATGCCTGCATTCTTCGCATGTACAACAAAAAAAAGGGAACCATGGATCTGTTGTCGTGTTTTGGGGTGGTGGAAGATTGGAGGGGGAAAGCTCAGGTTAAATACAAAGGGAGTTTGGCGGAAAAAGCTTTTTTAAAAGGTTCGCCACTCAAAGTGATTGATGTGGTCCAAGAAATAAAATTTCAATCCAAATATTTGGCTAAAAAGAATAATTTGTGCTCGTTGCTCATGGTCCCGTTGCAATTTAAGGGGAAATTTGTCGGGAGTCTTTCGTTGTATGTGGGCCCGGATAAAAAACAAGAAATTTTTGAAAATGACTTTATTGAAAAATATGCCGAAGTCATTGGTATGGTGATGGGCATGATGTTTGGATCGGAACGAGAGGGAAGAGAGTAAAAGGCCTTGCTAAATCTATGAAAATATTGTAGATTTTTTACCAAATTCATGTTTTTTTGAAGAATCGCAATTTATCCTTTTTTTTAATGGGCTTCGCTGCACCTCAATCAAACGTAAGCAATGAGATGGCTATGGGGACATTGGAGCCGGATGTTGATTTAGATGATGTAGATCTAAATCTCCCGTTTCCTTCCCGCTTCAGGAAGGAAATTGCCTTGGTGGTGGAAAAATTCAGAAAAGAAATAAGAAAAGAGGGAGTTTTTTTAAATATCATTAAAAAAGTGCCCGCCCAGCAAGTGTGCGGGTGGAGGGCAAGGGTTGTCACGCCTCTTAAAAAAGATCAAAAAACCAGGAGTCAAATTTTAGACAATCCCAATGAAATGTTCCTTGAAAAAATACCGAATATAGACCCATTCTTAAGTCGAAACGTCACACGTTTTCAGGACGATTTTCATCATCAAATTTTAGAAAAAATAGATGCTTTTATTAAACAGGCAGTGGTTGAAGATATTTTGATAGGGACGAAACCCGGGAATGAACGAAAAGAGGCGATTCAGGCTGTTTTAAACGAGTGTTTGGCCGATTCTTTCGAAATGTTTTGGGCGGTTTTGGAATCGTTATCTCGTCATCCTCCGGAGTTCAATCCAAAAGATCCGATTGATTACCTTGTCACCAACGAAGACATTGCATTGGCTTTTATTGATACGATTAGAGAGATTAAACAAACCGATCGTGATAAACACCAAGAATTAAGGGGGAAAATTAAGAGAAAATGCATGGAACGTGAATCGGAAAGGGTTCAAGTAAACAATTTCCGAGGAGCAACCGTGAATCTTTCTTTGAAATTCTTTGACACTTTCGCACGCAAATGTCCAAATCCAAACTGGAATATGGAGGTTTTTGATGAATTATTTGAGCATTTTGAAGCGTTTTGCGACACCATGTCTGATGAAGAACAAAACGGGTATCCCAGTGCAGGCGTTACCAGTGCTTGGAGCAGTATTCATAAAGTTTTAACAAGATTTTTCCCGGGATTAATCATTTGCACTTCTTCTGGAGAATATTTATCATTATTGGATGAATCGGAATTTTGCATGTTGGAAGCGAATTTCGAAAAAACAATGTATAAAGGGGAAGAAGTTTTAGATTTTACCCGTAGATGGGCCGAAAAAACTGAAATACAAAGGGCGGAAGCAAGTAAACCTAGCCCTTTAGGAAAACGACTCTCCTCTTGGATGGGGTGGACTGAATTAGAATCAACGTCGACTCCTCCACCGGTTGCTTTTTTAGCAACCGTGCGTCGAGATGGAACGCGTATCCCGGCAGATCAGGTTAAGAGAGAGATGCTCCAATTTTATCCCGACGCGATGCTTATGGGAGATGGAGCTCAAGATAAACTGGTCCATCCCGATTTGGATATCCTGATGACTAGTAAACCTTTTGGTGGAGGTCAAAAAGGCATGGTGTGGGTTCGGAAAAAAATCCAAGAACAATTAAGAAAAGCACTTCATAAAGAATTAAGGGTAAAAGGAACTATTTCTTTGGAGGATTTGTCAAGAGTAGTGGCGGTCTTATGGTGCAGACAACAAGAAAGGCACCTTGCTCACGGATTCACGGATTTACTCACCACGGAAACTTTATGGAATTTTTCCGGAGAAGGAACTTACATTGATACAGAATGTGCGAAAATCGATCAATTTTTTATAAATGATTCGCTCTTGGCTCAACATTTTAAAGTGGATTATTCATCAGATGATGAGTGTGAAGGGAATCCCAATCCTTGGAAATCGGCTCGCGTGTTGATGATTCGACAAAACCCGACTTCAAATCTTGATATCAATGCATTAAATGAAGAAATCACAGGTCGAGGGATGCAAGTGGATTGTTTTTGCCCCCCTGCATTAGAAGGAATAGATACAATAAAAGATGAATTCACCAAGTCCTTTAGCGTAGATCACGCTAAAAAATGTTTTGCGAAGTTATTGGAATTCCAGCAAGAAAATGGCAGGGAATTGTTGGGATCGATTGTTCATCCCGATGTCTTTAATATTCGAGGAGAAAGG
The genomic region above belongs to Candidatus Gracilibacteria bacterium and contains:
- a CDS encoding LOG family protein — its product is MSRKQKVKNLTLKDIYRKHFRVAIFGSARIKPGGKLYKDVFNLAKNVGDHGFDIVTGGGPGLMEAANAGHEAGDPHHHADSIGLTIRLPKECKGNSHLEIRKHFNKFSARLDHFMALSNVVVVMPGGIGTCLELFYTWQLTQVKHICPIPIILVGELWEKLLNWVIDYPLRLNYVSPPDLRNIYIAKNNREAFKIIKKAHELFEELGENACLNADQYLLTEDAESHGERRAHARRAARKMSKKDLAKKEEALEKMGERLE
- a CDS encoding TGS domain-containing protein; translated protein: MDSKARQWTDLLSFVREKPKNQILLFDCFFEHFAAHPTLFYEIVVLFRQELTQEKDNEKRQRLSRQYLKVLSPLLERFGFFEEKSLIDDLCFEITDPAAYKKIDTFLIAYKKGKGKILNQVLSVLEELLKEEGYTFKIKARYKSFFSIHQKLQKRMVESALRLKDVFGFRIILDDPSDRICFDVAELLHDRFYPVPDFFKDYISVPRTNGYQSIHTGLLGVVPHLDIPIEVQIRTKRMDEYAEKGFAAHWIYAKDKRAQWIANPQKILESLHGNAFSETPEENVYFFSCKGDIFKLEKGATILDFAYHLHTDLGDHVVSALINGQERPLQTPLAEGDRVQLLESEERQVHRSWLTFIHTSYARKKIQESLKHR
- a CDS encoding glucose-6-phosphate isomerase (catalyzes the formation of D-fructose 6-phosphate from D-glucose 6-phosphate), which encodes MISIALDTLALGKISQAHGLAKNEMEAMAASLPEFLKKIKGRGQGFYEVLDDTKTADSIEVFAKKTSGRYEKIVVLGIGGSALGTKCLQQALLPLFETWEKNAGRRMQGSALRFAGEMQEGELTPLSLREWCVVADNIDPSLLRDLDATLNLEKTLFIVVSKSGDTIETLAQYFYFQKRVQDAGLHEAAHFVFITDADKGLLREIAAKNPNIQTFEVPKNVGGRFSVLTPVSLVPAALMGLDIQKLLHGAQMMRDVFLNLDAEKNLCFQLATLQYLLGQKGKTINVFMPYSSHLIGFTEWVTQLLAESIGKALNEKGERVNVGLTPLRAVGATDQHAQSQLFHEGPNDKLIVFFEIENFGEPLAIPNPYPDHPAVSFLKNATFDQLLKTEKQGTEQSLIECDRPNITIRLNRLDEAALGGLLMLFEGATAFLAEFYGINAFDQPGVERSKQLMRGGDSLRRMGAKRLGSGVAGVSSLKMRRQKPPPLTININSTFLILPHAPHPFPSRRTRPQKHDGVVVLERASSRQTRPCVLLHGLPF
- a CDS encoding lipocalin family protein, with the protein product MDCLFKADTKKVKIPFLSKMPFPTIYFSHSLVSDIAHQKFYPVIDFVSMASKDSWTKPLLYVNYTSPFTLNTYFNNIMESPKPFQYHLKTELLDLTLTSKKPPLLEGGNGYLILNTKKTYYYSLTRLETEGTIRIKNKTIPVSGISWMDHQWADVAYSKDKWTWFSVQLEDGTDMVCFEYLDKGVKNYLASFSLPSGRTVHTHDVRLTALGKSWVSPKTKTEYPLAWRIEVPSRKVDLKVEPCVKNQEMNFGAINYWEGGLHVTGTMGGKPAKGVGFLELVGYPSMYSDYKFLKDILMETQRRFVKKSRKKLGL
- a CDS encoding PAS domain-containing protein, producing MPEKKFKKVSNIASLGVCATGTGTIYRRLVENMNEIVWLGDSEERTVYVNPKFCKLLGYTPQEVIGKTAYDFWDKESVERVRHINETDRSEGRSSSYEGDLIKKTGEKIPVLVSGTPLPDGGTIAIMTDLTEIKKKEQKERILMGAIQYATDAIIVFDASGKIISWNKGSKIVFGYKQEEMLGQPLDRLFKKTDLENIKNYAKTLYNIELEGIHKNKAPMRLSATLTPLFSHEEGEETFYLLIARDITSQVKFEEDLTLKYQKMKEAYKKIGVLRRQMDYIMDGISFFNENRDPQAIGHFFVSAVMMLTHVDACILRMYNKKKGTMDLLSCFGVVEDWRGKAQVKYKGSLAEKAFLKGSPLKVIDVVQEIKFQSKYLAKKNNLCSLLMVPLQFKGKFVGSLSLYVGPDKKQEIFENDFIEKYAEVIGMVMGMMFGSEREGRE
- a CDS encoding MBL fold metallo-hydrolase, which translates into the protein MKITFYGAAREVTGSRHLLEVNGKRILLDCGIFQGHRAEADVKNRELPFDPPRVDAVILSHAHMDHAGALPRLVKLGFNKTIYSTFATKDLCNFMLMDSAYIQEREAVYMNTKKHKKGTPLVEPAYTSEDAEETLKYFEGVAYEKPKQIFPGIEFTFYNSGHILGSALILLKIDDQEDGKTKTLLFTGDLGRKNLPILKDPVQVPAADFMISECTYGNRVHEDLVEVESKLTNIVMSTIQRGGKLIIPAFSLGRTQEIVYSLHDLFKKNLIPHDLPIMVDSPLSGNLTEVFRGHIEDFDKEAQAEFLNNRENPFGFGALKYTTSVEESKAIDASRVPMIVISAAGMCEFGRVLHHLKNNIENPSTTILIVGYMADNTLGRKIVEKQPMVNIFGDSYNVRARVEVIDAFSGHADRSDLLDYAMGVKGIQKMFLVHGEEKQYTAFSQALAENGMKNVEVPEFGQSFVL